One window of Candidatus Dadabacteria bacterium genomic DNA carries:
- a CDS encoding LL-diaminopimelate aminotransferase, translated as MKWAERIEQLPPYLFAEIDRKKNELIEKGADVIDLGVGDPDIPTPEHIVESLREASGDPEHHRYPSYVGMLSFREAAAEWYEERFGVSLDPAKQVVTLIGSKEGVAHAPLAFVDPGDVALVPDPGYPVYPVSTTFAGGVPYPMPLLKENDFLPDLDAIPADVAKRAVLMFLNYPNNPTTVLANEGFFGEVVDFARENEILICHDAAYTEIAFYGKNPLSFLEIPGAMDVGIEFHSLSKTFSMTGWRLAFAAGNERAIAGLGKIKTNIDSGVFQAVQVAGITALRNSSVGLEERKEVYRERLEIFCRGLREAGIEYTVPEATFYVWFEVPEGMTSSEFSERMLTEAGVVVTPGNGFGDCGEGYARVSVTFDTQRIEQAAERIAKFKP; from the coding sequence ATCAAGTGGGCGGAGAGAATCGAGCAGCTTCCTCCATACCTTTTCGCCGAGATCGACAGGAAAAAAAACGAGCTGATCGAGAAGGGGGCAGACGTGATCGACCTCGGGGTGGGCGACCCGGACATACCGACGCCGGAGCACATAGTGGAGTCGCTTCGCGAGGCCTCCGGAGATCCGGAGCACCACCGCTACCCGTCCTACGTGGGCATGCTGTCTTTTCGGGAGGCGGCTGCCGAGTGGTACGAAGAGCGCTTCGGGGTAAGCCTCGATCCCGCAAAGCAGGTAGTGACCCTCATAGGTTCCAAGGAAGGTGTAGCCCACGCGCCTTTAGCGTTTGTTGACCCGGGGGATGTGGCGCTCGTGCCGGATCCCGGATACCCCGTGTACCCGGTCTCTACCACGTTCGCCGGAGGGGTTCCCTACCCGATGCCGCTTCTTAAGGAAAACGATTTTCTCCCGGACCTTGACGCCATTCCCGCGGATGTGGCCAAGCGGGCCGTCTTGATGTTTCTTAACTATCCGAACAATCCGACGACGGTTCTTGCCAACGAGGGGTTCTTCGGGGAAGTGGTCGATTTCGCCCGGGAAAACGAGATACTCATCTGCCACGACGCCGCCTACACGGAGATAGCGTTTTACGGAAAAAATCCCCTGAGCTTCCTCGAGATACCGGGGGCGATGGATGTGGGAATCGAGTTCCACTCGCTTTCAAAGACCTTCAGCATGACCGGGTGGCGCCTGGCGTTCGCCGCGGGAAACGAGAGGGCCATAGCGGGTCTCGGGAAGATAAAGACGAACATAGACTCGGGAGTTTTCCAGGCGGTCCAGGTGGCGGGCATAACGGCGCTTCGTAACAGCTCCGTCGGGCTTGAGGAGAGAAAAGAGGTTTACAGGGAGCGCCTCGAGATATTCTGCCGCGGCCTTCGGGAAGCGGGCATAGAGTACACCGTCCCCGAGGCCACGTTCTACGTGTGGTTCGAGGTTCCCGAGGGGATGACATCTTCAGAGTTCTCGGAGAGAATGCTCACCGAAGCCGGCGTGGTCGTCACTCCCGGAAACGGTTTCGGGGACTGCGGCGAGGGATACGCCAGGGTGTCGGTGACGTTCGACACGCAGAGGATAGAGCAGGCTGCCGAGAGGATAGCGAAGTTCAAACCGTAG
- the trbC gene encoding type-F conjugative transfer system pilin assembly protein TrbC produces the protein MEKKRLLPALIMAVLAFPATLASSAEDPVSLQGIRTGPGEAEFSRAKKLMEDLLEPDIAEAEKTLSEINSPGAKETEKIMELLSVKPPPSETFPEKSAGAGDKRPELFYFFSFSIPFPSLREAAQETAAGGAVMVLRGLSGKDLGETASRISDMIGKTGAQVWIDPVLFECFSVGAVPQLVLAYGHVPGADCEGLRHVKVSGDVSLPYALGLMEKEDANAGVFIRRLEESGFYGN, from the coding sequence ATGGAGAAAAAAAGACTGCTGCCTGCTCTGATTATGGCCGTGCTAGCTTTCCCGGCAACGCTGGCCTCTTCCGCAGAGGATCCCGTCTCGCTTCAGGGAATAAGAACTGGGCCCGGCGAAGCGGAATTCTCCCGCGCGAAAAAACTCATGGAAGACCTGCTTGAACCTGACATTGCGGAAGCGGAGAAGACACTTTCGGAAATAAACTCTCCCGGAGCGAAAGAAACCGAGAAAATAATGGAACTGCTGTCGGTAAAACCCCCGCCCTCGGAGACTTTCCCTGAAAAAAGCGCGGGCGCGGGAGACAAGAGGCCCGAGCTCTTTTACTTTTTCTCATTCTCCATACCGTTTCCCTCTCTCAGGGAGGCGGCGCAGGAGACCGCGGCCGGGGGCGCGGTGATGGTTCTCCGGGGACTTTCGGGAAAGGATCTCGGGGAAACCGCCTCGCGTATATCCGACATGATCGGGAAAACCGGGGCCCAGGTATGGATAGACCCTGTTCTTTTCGAATGCTTCTCGGTCGGGGCGGTGCCGCAGCTCGTGCTTGCCTACGGACACGTGCCGGGAGCGGACTGCGAGGGGCTCCGCCACGTAAAGGTTTCCGGGGACGTATCGCTTCCCTACGCTCTCGGGCTCATGGAAAAGGAGGACGCGAATGCCGGGGTGTTTATCAGGCGCCTTGAGGAAAGCGGCTTTTATGGCAATTAG
- a CDS encoding TIGR04255 family protein, whose protein sequence is MQSPIDITEEFPRLPRAPIVEAVLDLRVVSSAEWDESSLQSRLEERLPDYPKHDTVQETEVQLSPETGTNVVKDFVHVGLKCQSGDSFYVVQFNKDSFVFSRLKPYENWEKFSREALRLWKIYCELLEPTEIGRIGLRFINRLAIKQGQRIELADYYKRPPLPIEGLNWLLSGYLHRDVLQVPGTPYSVNVIKTVQRTQQEAGLLLDIDVFMQKSLNCGEIQVSKYMDEMRWVKNKVFFSNLTKKALEECK, encoded by the coding sequence ATGCAATCCCCTATTGATATAACAGAAGAATTTCCTCGTTTGCCGCGCGCGCCGATTGTTGAGGCCGTTCTTGATCTTCGAGTTGTTTCTTCTGCCGAATGGGACGAGTCGAGTCTACAAAGCCGGTTAGAAGAACGATTGCCTGATTACCCGAAGCATGACACGGTGCAGGAAACTGAAGTTCAGCTTTCACCCGAGACCGGAACCAACGTAGTTAAAGATTTTGTCCACGTTGGTTTGAAGTGCCAGTCAGGAGATAGTTTTTATGTCGTACAGTTTAATAAAGATTCATTTGTCTTTAGTCGGCTAAAGCCTTACGAAAACTGGGAGAAATTTAGCCGAGAAGCGTTGCGCCTCTGGAAAATTTACTGTGAACTGCTAGAACCAACTGAAATTGGGAGAATTGGTCTGCGCTTTATAAACCGTCTAGCGATCAAACAGGGACAGAGAATTGAATTAGCTGATTATTATAAAAGGCCGCCACTACCTATCGAGGGTTTGAACTGGCTTTTATCAGGCTACTTGCATCGAGACGTGCTGCAGGTTCCGGGGACTCCCTATTCGGTTAATGTTATAAAGACTGTTCAAAGGACTCAGCAAGAAGCCGGATTGCTGTTGGACATAGATGTGTTTATGCAAAAATCTCTTAACTGTGGTGAAATACAGGTTTCTAAATATATGGATGAAATGCGTTGGGTAAAAAATAAAGTTTTCTTCAGTAATTTAACAAAGAAAGCCTTGGAGGAATGCAAATAA
- a CDS encoding glycosyltransferase family 2 protein codes for MFEFIKYFCTLLYIISSAFLCIFGLHRYYLVHLYSRTKARRAAAPRGQGSLPRVTVQLPVYNEMYVTERLIRAVCAIDYPSDLLEVQVLDDSTDDTSRIAARCTDELRAAGFDIKHIRRGNREGYKAGALAAGCAQASGELLAVFDADFVPPRDFLRRTVSCFEDPEVGIVQTRWGHLNRDYSLLTKAQSVLLDGHFVVEQAARHGNGLFLNFNGTAGVIRKKCIEQSGGWQHDTLTEDLDLSYRAQINGWKAVYLPDVISDAELPVDMNAFKIQQHRWVKGGIQTAGKLLPSVLRDSRIPFKVKAESIFHLLGNFSYLFLLATIILIIPMNFLWERIWLNDLFIASVTGVALGTLAIIRFYILAVREAHGARAREFYKYIPVALSVGAGIAVNNAKAVLEAVLGRTSGFARTPKYAVVGRKDRWRTSAYVSSKGVTIFFEVTLSVFFTFQVAYVLYMGFFIWVPFLLLMQFGFTYTAFLSIYHGS; via the coding sequence TTGTTTGAGTTTATAAAGTACTTCTGCACCCTGCTTTACATTATCTCCTCCGCTTTTCTCTGCATATTCGGTCTTCACCGCTACTACCTGGTGCATCTTTACTCGAGGACAAAGGCGCGCCGCGCCGCGGCCCCGCGGGGGCAGGGATCCCTTCCGCGCGTCACGGTGCAGCTCCCCGTCTATAACGAGATGTACGTGACCGAGAGGCTCATCCGCGCAGTCTGCGCGATCGACTACCCGAGTGACCTGCTCGAGGTGCAGGTGCTTGACGACTCAACCGATGACACAAGCCGCATAGCGGCGCGCTGCACCGATGAGCTCCGGGCCGCCGGTTTCGACATAAAGCACATCCGGAGGGGGAACCGCGAGGGGTACAAGGCGGGGGCGCTTGCCGCGGGCTGCGCGCAGGCAAGCGGGGAGCTTCTTGCGGTTTTCGACGCGGATTTTGTTCCCCCCAGGGATTTTCTCCGAAGGACCGTTTCGTGCTTCGAAGACCCTGAGGTCGGGATAGTGCAGACGAGATGGGGGCATCTTAACCGCGACTACTCGCTTCTGACCAAGGCCCAGTCGGTGCTTCTTGACGGCCATTTCGTGGTGGAGCAGGCTGCCCGGCATGGAAACGGACTTTTTCTTAACTTCAACGGCACCGCCGGGGTGATCCGCAAGAAGTGCATAGAGCAGAGCGGAGGGTGGCAGCACGACACCCTGACCGAGGATCTTGATCTAAGCTACAGGGCGCAGATAAACGGGTGGAAGGCAGTCTACCTGCCCGACGTCATATCGGACGCCGAGCTTCCCGTTGACATGAACGCCTTTAAGATACAGCAGCACAGGTGGGTCAAGGGAGGGATCCAGACGGCAGGGAAGCTTTTGCCGTCGGTGCTTCGCGACTCCCGGATCCCGTTTAAGGTAAAGGCCGAGAGCATATTTCACCTCCTCGGCAATTTCAGCTACCTGTTTCTGCTCGCCACTATAATTCTCATAATACCCATGAATTTCCTGTGGGAGAGGATATGGCTTAACGACCTTTTCATAGCGAGCGTCACGGGGGTGGCGCTCGGCACCTTAGCCATAATAAGGTTCTACATACTGGCGGTCCGCGAGGCCCACGGCGCCCGGGCGCGGGAGTTCTACAAGTATATACCCGTTGCGCTGAGCGTCGGGGCGGGCATAGCGGTTAACAACGCCAAGGCCGTGCTTGAGGCGGTTCTGGGCAGGACGTCGGGTTTTGCGAGAACGCCCAAGTACGCCGTCGTGGGCAGGAAGGACCGGTGGAGAACCTCGGCTTACGTTTCCTCAAAAGGGGTTACCATCTTTTTCGAGGTCACCCTCTCGGTTTTCTTCACGTTCCAGGTGGCATACGTTCTCTACATGGGATTTTTCATCTGGGTTCCCTTTCTGCTGCTTATGCAGTTCGGTTTCACCTACACCGCTTTTCTCTCGATATATCACGGTTCGTGA
- a CDS encoding vitamin K epoxide reductase family protein, with product MATRWKKSLPGGHTGAAFVLCALGTLVSGYLLVADFVLGGAELCLTGKGCDMVRESRYSSIGGMPVSLLGVLGYAAMVTVSVSRLGRRTKWNLLFWLSAAAVGFSAYLTYLELFIIEALCSWCVASAAIAVAVFLLAASQTTGSAIKSFGGAATVFVLVFATSYSIHSPAPRENPPSAATFYQVSLAKYLSERGAIMYGSYNCGHCQKQKDLFGGAFDHITYVECSRSGPDSNPTLCAGKNIKSYPTWEIGEEFHEGVRTLEQLGRISGYSGK from the coding sequence ATGGCAACAAGATGGAAAAAGAGTCTTCCCGGCGGCCACACGGGGGCAGCATTTGTTCTCTGCGCGCTGGGGACGCTAGTATCGGGATACCTGCTTGTGGCTGACTTCGTGCTCGGGGGCGCGGAGCTTTGCCTTACGGGCAAAGGCTGCGACATGGTAAGGGAGAGCCGGTACTCGAGCATCGGGGGCATGCCGGTCTCGCTGCTCGGAGTCCTGGGATACGCGGCTATGGTGACCGTTTCCGTCTCGCGCCTTGGGCGGCGGACAAAGTGGAATCTTCTTTTCTGGCTATCGGCGGCGGCGGTCGGTTTTTCGGCTTACCTCACCTACCTTGAACTTTTCATAATAGAGGCGCTTTGCTCGTGGTGCGTGGCCTCGGCCGCGATCGCAGTGGCAGTGTTTCTGCTTGCGGCCTCTCAAACGACCGGCAGCGCCATAAAGTCCTTCGGCGGGGCGGCGACGGTGTTCGTCTTGGTGTTTGCCACGTCTTACTCCATTCATTCCCCCGCCCCGCGGGAGAATCCCCCGTCCGCGGCTACCTTTTACCAGGTGAGCCTCGCGAAATACCTCTCGGAGCGCGGAGCAATCATGTACGGCTCATACAACTGCGGTCACTGTCAGAAGCAGAAGGATCTTTTCGGGGGGGCTTTCGACCACATAACCTACGTCGAGTGCAGCCGAAGCGGTCCAGACTCCAATCCCACCCTCTGCGCGGGCAAGAACATAAAAAGCTACCCCACCTGGGAAATCGGCGAAGAGTTCCACGAGGGGGTAAGAACTCTCGAGCAGCTCGGGAGGATCTCGGGTTATTCGGGCAAGTGA
- the vapC gene encoding tRNA(fMet)-specific endonuclease VapC — protein MLRYMLDTNIVIYTIKNKPEKIKRAFVAHYGQVCISTITLMELVYGAEKSANPRRNLNDIEGFVARLHVLSYDYAAAVHSGEIRAELAASGRPIGHYDLMIAGHARSLGHILVTNNTREFKRVAGLRIEDWSK, from the coding sequence ATGCTCAGGTATATGCTGGACACCAATATAGTTATCTACACCATAAAGAATAAGCCCGAGAAGATAAAAAGGGCGTTTGTTGCTCATTACGGTCAGGTGTGCATATCAACCATAACCCTGATGGAGCTTGTTTATGGAGCGGAAAAGTCCGCGAACCCCAGACGCAATCTCAACGATATAGAGGGTTTTGTCGCCAGACTGCACGTGCTGTCCTATGATTACGCTGCGGCGGTTCATTCCGGTGAAATCAGGGCGGAATTAGCCGCCTCGGGCAGACCGATCGGACATTATGACCTGATGATTGCCGGGCACGCCAGGTCGCTCGGGCACATTCTGGTGACCAATAACACCCGGGAATTCAAGCGTGTGGCCGGATTACGCATAGAAGATTGGAGCAAATAG
- a CDS encoding glycosyl transferase, translating to MKILYAIQGTGNGHISRSRDVIAELRKSAEVDIMVSEHQHEIDLGFEVKYNLRGLGFVFGKNGGIDYYASIKKARFDKLLGDVNDLPVGDYDMVVSDFEPISSWACRLKKRPCVSLSHQTSFASPKTPRPEKPNKIMEFIIKWYAPVCIPLGLHFREYDNFIKTPIIRKELRRYEVRRNGHYTVYLPSFDEHTLIRHLSKIDVCWELFSKHYKGEPYTEGNVTVYPVSYEKFIESFTESEGILTNAGFETPSEALFLGKKLLAVPMKGQYEQECNAAALEQMGFEVLHKVGSDFESVLERWVSLPRAQPEPYRDVVPDISETILALAERYGGEEEFRHPTGSPIEDAERKGLLDLFL from the coding sequence TTGAAGATACTCTACGCAATACAGGGAACCGGAAACGGCCACATAAGCCGCTCAAGAGACGTGATAGCCGAGCTTCGGAAGTCGGCCGAGGTCGACATTATGGTAAGCGAGCACCAGCACGAAATAGATCTCGGCTTCGAGGTCAAGTACAACCTGCGGGGACTCGGGTTTGTTTTCGGGAAAAACGGCGGGATCGACTACTACGCCTCGATAAAGAAGGCCCGCTTCGACAAGCTGCTCGGGGACGTAAACGACCTTCCCGTCGGGGATTACGACATGGTGGTAAGCGACTTCGAGCCCATATCCTCCTGGGCGTGCCGCCTCAAGAAAAGGCCCTGCGTTTCGCTTTCCCACCAGACGTCGTTCGCGTCCCCCAAGACCCCGAGGCCCGAGAAGCCGAACAAGATAATGGAATTCATAATAAAGTGGTACGCCCCCGTGTGCATACCGCTCGGGCTTCATTTCCGCGAGTACGACAACTTCATAAAGACCCCCATAATAAGAAAGGAGCTTCGCCGCTACGAAGTGCGCCGAAACGGCCACTACACGGTCTATCTCCCGAGCTTTGACGAGCACACCCTGATCAGGCATCTGAGCAAAATCGACGTGTGCTGGGAGCTTTTCTCAAAACACTACAAGGGAGAGCCCTACACAGAAGGAAACGTCACCGTGTACCCGGTAAGCTACGAGAAGTTCATAGAAAGCTTCACCGAAAGCGAGGGCATACTCACCAATGCCGGATTCGAGACGCCTTCCGAGGCCCTTTTCCTAGGCAAGAAGCTGCTCGCGGTGCCGATGAAGGGGCAGTATGAGCAGGAGTGCAACGCGGCGGCGCTTGAGCAGATGGGATTCGAGGTGCTCCACAAGGTGGGCAGCGATTTCGAAAGCGTCCTTGAGAGATGGGTATCCCTTCCCAGAGCGCAGCCCGAACCCTACAGGGACGTCGTTCCCGACATATCGGAAACCATACTCGCCCTTGCCGAGCGCTACGGGGGCGAAGAGGAGTTCAGACACCCGACCGGCTCCCCTATCGAAGACGCCGAGCGAAAGGGGCTCCTAGACCTTTTTCTCTGA
- a CDS encoding ATP-binding protein — MSHSYFRWQRDTLKKALETRRVLLLCGARQCGKTTLAKELVSRHIAYRTLDDPAVRQIAETDPRGFVKHSGSTLIIDEVQRAPDLLSAIKIRVDEDTRPGQYLLTGSADIQSSPGVRESLAGRIRKVRLRPLTHGEILGASPDFLDRAFRQDFGHPDHAYDRDAMLDISFGGGFPEAIMLGDTERRLWHRDYADALVERDLRDLGRIQRRDAMSELIHTLAAWSGKFMDISSIGAGLSIARSTVETYINALEALYIVERVRAWKRTDYARAGQRPRLFMTDSGLMSSILDWDRQQVRMDADRSGKLIETFMFNEIAAQVDANAGRYSLFHYRDREKREIDFLIEREDWALLGIEIKAGSAIGTNDFRNLSWFKKNIARDRKFTGVVLYSGELAGSMGDGLWAVPFGTVWNRQ, encoded by the coding sequence ATGTCACATTCTTATTTCCGCTGGCAGCGGGACACCTTGAAAAAAGCCCTCGAAACGCGCCGCGTGCTGTTGCTCTGCGGAGCGCGCCAATGCGGCAAAACCACCCTTGCCAAGGAACTGGTTTCACGGCATATCGCCTACCGCACTCTAGATGATCCGGCCGTACGGCAGATTGCCGAAACCGACCCGCGAGGCTTCGTGAAGCATTCGGGAAGCACCCTCATCATTGACGAAGTCCAGCGTGCTCCCGACCTGCTTTCCGCAATCAAGATAAGGGTGGATGAAGATACGAGACCAGGACAATACCTGCTGACGGGTTCAGCCGACATACAGTCTTCCCCCGGAGTACGGGAATCCCTCGCCGGACGCATAAGAAAGGTACGGCTGCGTCCGCTCACCCATGGAGAGATTTTAGGAGCGTCTCCGGATTTCCTTGACCGGGCCTTCAGGCAGGATTTCGGGCATCCCGACCACGCTTACGACCGTGACGCTATGCTGGACATCTCTTTTGGAGGTGGTTTTCCAGAAGCCATTATGCTTGGAGACACAGAGCGAAGATTATGGCATCGGGACTACGCGGACGCGCTTGTGGAACGCGACCTCAGGGATCTCGGGCGTATCCAGCGACGCGACGCCATGAGCGAACTGATACACACCCTGGCGGCATGGTCGGGCAAGTTCATGGACATTTCATCCATAGGCGCTGGACTTTCCATCGCGCGCTCCACGGTCGAGACATACATAAACGCCCTAGAAGCCTTGTACATTGTCGAACGCGTAAGGGCGTGGAAACGCACCGATTACGCGCGGGCGGGGCAACGCCCCAGGCTTTTTATGACTGACTCGGGACTCATGTCTTCGATTCTTGACTGGGACAGGCAGCAGGTCCGAATGGATGCGGACCGCTCGGGCAAGCTGATCGAAACCTTCATGTTCAACGAAATAGCCGCCCAAGTGGACGCCAATGCCGGAAGATACAGTCTCTTCCATTACCGTGACCGCGAAAAGCGCGAGATCGACTTCTTGATCGAAAGGGAGGACTGGGCGCTGCTCGGGATTGAGATCAAGGCGGGCTCGGCCATCGGAACGAACGATTTCAGAAACCTCAGCTGGTTTAAGAAAAACATCGCGCGCGACAGAAAATTTACCGGGGTCGTACTCTATTCGGGAGAACTCGCGGGTTCCATGGGTGACGGGCTGTGGGCTGTTCCTTTCGGAACAGTCTGGAACCGGCAGTAA
- a CDS encoding ATP-binding protein, giving the protein MIERHASHSLRKALGRQAAVALIGPRQVGKTTLALDIAGESGALYLDLEAREERAKLADPVLFLGAHEHRLVILDEVHRIPELFSELRGLIDQGRRRGMRTGRFLILGSASVDLLRQSGESLAGRIEYVELNPLSVLEAVGDDDSLNLLWVRGGFPDSFLAEDNDDSFAFRRNFIRTYLERDVQQFGWQIPAETLERLWTMLAHGQGTLLNISKLASGLSISARTVTGYIDLLADLLLVRRLRPFYVNVRKRLVKSPKVYVRDSGIVHALLGVTDYNSLAGHPVVGASWEGFVIENLLSVAPAGTRASFYRTSAGAEVDLVLELPGSLAPWAVEIKRSLRGALGKGFRNALKDIKPERSFVVTAGSDRYPVARNVEAIGLRKMAAVLKGQ; this is encoded by the coding sequence ATGATAGAACGTCATGCTTCCCACTCCCTAAGAAAAGCTCTCGGCCGACAAGCCGCCGTGGCGCTGATCGGCCCGCGTCAAGTCGGCAAAACGACCTTGGCGCTTGATATTGCCGGGGAGTCGGGGGCGCTGTACCTTGATCTCGAAGCGAGGGAAGAGCGTGCCAAGCTGGCTGACCCGGTACTGTTCCTAGGGGCGCACGAGCACCGTCTGGTTATTCTTGACGAGGTTCACCGCATACCGGAGCTTTTTTCCGAGTTGCGCGGCCTGATTGATCAGGGAAGACGCCGGGGGATGCGGACGGGACGCTTCCTGATCCTTGGGTCAGCATCGGTTGACTTGCTGAGACAATCGGGGGAAAGCCTTGCGGGGCGGATAGAATACGTTGAACTGAATCCGCTGAGCGTGCTTGAAGCGGTAGGGGATGACGATTCCCTGAATCTTCTCTGGGTGCGCGGCGGTTTTCCGGACAGTTTTTTAGCTGAAGACAATGACGACAGTTTCGCCTTCCGTCGCAACTTCATCCGCACCTACCTTGAACGCGATGTGCAGCAGTTCGGATGGCAGATTCCGGCGGAGACCCTTGAGCGTCTGTGGACTATGCTTGCTCACGGACAGGGCACCTTGCTTAACATCTCGAAGCTTGCGTCCGGCCTTTCCATAAGTGCCCGTACCGTGACCGGCTATATAGACCTGCTTGCTGATCTGCTGCTGGTGCGCCGACTGCGGCCGTTTTACGTCAATGTGCGAAAACGTCTCGTGAAGTCCCCGAAAGTTTATGTGCGCGACAGCGGGATAGTCCACGCCCTTCTGGGTGTAACGGATTACAATTCCCTTGCCGGTCACCCAGTCGTCGGAGCGAGCTGGGAGGGCTTCGTGATAGAGAACCTTCTGTCAGTTGCTCCTGCCGGAACCAGGGCGAGTTTTTACCGTACTTCTGCGGGGGCTGAGGTGGATCTTGTGCTTGAACTTCCCGGGAGCCTAGCTCCTTGGGCGGTCGAAATCAAACGCAGCCTCAGGGGGGCTCTCGGCAAGGGTTTTCGGAATGCTCTGAAAGACATCAAGCCCGAGCGATCCTTTGTGGTTACCGCCGGTTCTGACCGCTATCCGGTTGCCCGGAATGTCGAGGCGATCGGTCTTCGGAAAATGGCGGCAGTTCTAAAGGGGCAGTGA
- the vapB gene encoding type II toxin-antitoxin system VapB family antitoxin, with protein sequence MERVKVFKNNKSQAVRLPKPVSLPDTVKEVDIIRLGRSRLITPAGEAWDSWFEGEGVTDDFMNERGQTGSQEREPF encoded by the coding sequence ATGGAAAGGGTAAAAGTCTTTAAGAACAATAAAAGCCAAGCGGTGAGGCTTCCCAAACCGGTTTCCTTGCCGGATACAGTAAAGGAAGTGGATATTATCCGCTTGGGGCGTTCCCGCTTAATCACTCCGGCTGGAGAAGCATGGGACAGCTGGTTTGAGGGGGAGGGTGTTACGGATGACTTCATGAATGAGCGCGGTCAGACCGGGAGTCAGGAGAGGGAACCCTTCTGA